cctctcctctgtctgcagTATTTAGTTTAGATCATGTCTAAGACTGGAGTAATCCGTGGGCTGGAGATGGAGACGCAGGTGGAGGCATCAATCATCCGAATCCCACCGCATCACTACATCCATGTCCTGGACCAGAATACCAACATCGCCCGCGTGGAGATTGGACCGCTCACCTACATCCGCCAGGACAATGAAAGGTTAGAATCTCCACCCAAGTCTGGGTTAAAGTTGACATTACCATGTTGTCTTCTCATTTTAGCCGTTTTCCTCAGACCTGTCAAAGACCAAATTACTTAATTAATTCTGAAAATTCTTGCAGCTTATTGTTTGTATTCTTGACAAGCCAAGATCCACGATGCTGCACGTCTTATCAAACTGTACTgaaaaagtgcattaaaaaacaaaaacaaatttcttttGAAATTTTAAGAATTGGACTTTTAGACCTTCATTGTCTACACCAAACTTCAGatcactgacagaaacacactgaactgTGAAATACTGGAGGAGTCTGAAGAAATAATCCATCCTGTACTCTTTTCAAGGCCTTTAAGAAAACAGCCATCCtaatttttaaattagttttacCTGAATTTCAGTAACTAGAGCAGCAACAATAATAATTGTAATTCAGTATTTCCATCAAAAGCAccaaatatttatatacaaaatTTCTAAAGATTTTCcttgttttacttatttttcttgtttcagtttATAGACAATTTATCAGTTAGTGTCTGTAGACACACTGTAGTGTCGCAGAGTGTATGGGACACAAACAGGACTTTTCACCTTGAGTCTTGTGATTGATTGatccacactgacacacatgaacaaaatgTGCAGATTAAGCTGATTTCTTCTGTTTGCTGAAAGGAAACTCTGTCATTCTTCAGTGACAGAAAACCCACTGTTCACTTTTGGTGtgtcattatatttttattgtgtcacagtgacaaaACTGGACTGGATCAATGTGACAGTGCTCTGTGTAATCTGCCACACTGCAATCTttgtgttcttttctctttttcaaaagCCCTTTATCCAAGTAGGTGTGTACAATGTCATTAGATTGATTTCCTGTGATTTCTATAAGGTTTACAAGCAGAAAACTGGTTGATTGCATTTTTAGACACACGACTGTAAGCAAAGCATGTGACTTAGTATTGATGTGGTCAGCTATGTTTACTCTGTGCACTTCTGCTTTACTTGTATGCCTTGTACACAGGAAATTAAAATTGTGTAATGTGAATACATCATTACTTAAAGTACAGAATTTCCTTCCTTCTGGGCTCACAGACATAACACCTCAAATTTAGATATGAATTATTTGAATAACATCATTAAAACCTTACTTTGAATTGAGGTCCCCAAAAAAGACATCGCACAATATTTTAAGTTTTCTAGTTTCTCAATGCCACTGTTGTAAGAATGTGCATTGGGCATTAAATCAGGAGACATGCTTGTAAACTGTCATTTTTAAGGAGGTTCTTAAGCATCTAAGCTTTTGAGAGTGGCCAGACTATTGGATCATTTAACTTAATAACTTAAGTTACATGATGTTAAAGTTAAATTTATTAGTTCTAAATCACTAACCAGTCTACTATGAGTGATGGATGGAGATGCTTGCTCTTCCTGCAGGTTCTCCATCACTGCAGAGGACTTTTGAAGCTCTGTTAAAGAGACTACAGCAGGGGTCTCCAGCCCTTGTCCTCAAACgctactgccctgcttgttttcccactgTCCCTGCCCTACACAGTGCTGATTACCTCTCGTTTTATTGCATTATTTGCTCTCAtcatttagattaaaaaaacagtcaaatgtCAGATGCAATGTTTAGGTAGAACCAAACCCAAAGatataaaatggcaaaaagcAGACAATCAGGAAGTAATCCCAAATTCGCCTGTTTTCTCTCAGAGTGCTCTTTTCACCAGTCCGTATGATCATGGTGCCGCCGCGCCACTACTGTGTGGTTCTCAACCCTGTGGCCCGTGATGATAACGACGAGGTCCTGTTTGACCAGGCAGGTCAGGCCAAGCTCCGCCATGCTGATCTGGAGATCCGTCTGACCCAAGACCCGTTCCCCCTGTACCCTGGAGAGGAGATCCAGAAGGTTTGTAAGAGGCTCAGCCTTTTTAAAGTAGGAGAAACTAGGAAGCGtccattttgtatttactttttagAAAGTCAATTTTCACCACATAGATAaaattaatcacattttaacCACATTGTTTCTATTTGTAACATAAGAAATAATGTTTATCCAGTAtcgtttcttcttctgttggCATGTTTGATAACCTGTGTTTGTCTTCCAGGACGTGACTGCGCTGCAGATCGTTTTTCCAGACACAGCTCTGCGCCTGCAGGCACTGCTCGACTTCGAAGACaagggaaaagagaagagagtgGCTGGAGACGAGTGGCTGTTCGAAGGACCAGGTATGGTCCAAATACTTTCTTTATATCTAAATGCTAAaattgaatattgaatatttagTTGAatgccgtttttttttttttattttttattttttttttttaaattctgctcGAGGTGAAGCAGCGGTTAGATCATCAGTGGACATGCACTGAAAGTCTTTTGTGTGATTCAGTACAGGTGTTGTACAGAAATTATGACTGTGACTTAGATATTGTCTTTTTGTTGCAGGGACCTACATCCCAAGGAAGGAGGTGGTAGTGTTGGAGACCATCAAGGCAACAGTGATCAGGGAGAACCAGGCCATCAGGCTCAGAGCTCGCAAGGAGGGAGTAGACAGAGGAGGAGTCCACAGAGTCACAGGTGTAAAATGCACAGCTATTGTTGGTCAACATGTCCTCACTCCCATAGTAGAAATCTGAAACTGGTCCTCAAACTGTTTGCTATACAAttacatacagacacatcaCCTTTTAACTCTAATGTCATATTAACCTTAAAACTAGTCTTTACTCCTGAGGTTTATGATTCATGCTTTGTGGAATTGCTTCAAAGTGAATAATACAGggtctcacaaacacacacacacactaggttTACCTTCTGAATGGCTCTTCCTCCTTAGAACAGAAATTtgcaaagcaaaacattttaaatgtgtgtgctcTACACAtttgtgttacatttaaataaCTCGTAAACCTCGTTCAGGATGTATAAAAAGTAAAGAGTTGTTTTTCACTCAGCTGTGTGAACAGTGCAGTCAGTGCTTCAGTGCTTTATAAAAATAGTTTTAGTTTGCACATATGACTgaatacgtgtgtgtgtgtgtgtgtgtgtgttgtccagGTGAGGAGTGGCTGGTCAGTAAAGTGGGAGCGTACCTTCCAGGTGCCCATGAAGAGGTCATTGACATTGTGAATGCTTTCATCCTGACTGACAAGGTGACTGAaaccttccctctctctgtggtTTGATTTCAACTGGCTGAATGGCTCCAAGTAGGAAATGGAAAACAGGAATCAGTTCAAGACTTAAGGGCACCCAGACATATCCTAAGCACAGACAGCAAAGACATGATAATTACGACATTGTACTGAAAAACCACTGATTAGTTTGATTAATTCACAAGATCGATTCCTTAATACAGACTCTGTTGTGACAAACTCTGAAGTCTTTAGTCTTTATAGTCAAACTTTTCCCCTTTGTGTGTCTTCAGAAAGCGCTCCATGTTCGCGCCCTGCGTCCCTTTAAAGACGCCGGTGGGCGGGAGCGCCGTACAGGGGAGGAGTGGCTCGTCACCATAGCTGACAGGGAGGCACACATCCCCTCTGTTTcggaggaggtggtgggggtggtggaTGTGACCACTCTGAGCAGCAGGCAATACTGTGTGATCCTGGAACCTGTCGGATCCGACGGGAAACCCCAGCTAGGCCAGAAGAGGGTGGTGAAGGTGAGGAGAATCGGTCATCTTTGCGATTCCTACCACAGTGTTTGAAGAAGTCTGTGAACTGTTGTGtgatttattctgttttatatatGTACTTGTCATCCAAACCAAACCTAACTTCCTTTTtcaaccggtcaaggcagatggccgcccaaactgagcctggttctgctggaggtttttcctctccactgtcgccatgtgctgctcataagggatttgttgggttttttcttttttgtgaagtgccttgagatgattgaattggaactgaattgaaaaaccTTTTGATTCCACAGGGTGAGCGCTCATTTTTCCTGCAGCCGGGTGAGCATCTTGAAAACGGCATCCAGGACGTGTACGTGCTGTCTGAAGAAGAGGGTCTGGTGCTGAGAGCTGTGGAGGCCTTCAATGATACCCAGGAGGTGAGGagagcaaaaaaagaaacatattgGTTTGGTTTATGGCATCTgtggttaccatggtaacaCTACAGCAAACAGTGgctggagcagctgcagaaatcaGCATTAGGCCAGCTGGTCTACTGTATCTGTTTACAGAGCAGCCAAACAAACATAGGCTGTTTTAAAGAAGTCAGTCAGTATTATATGGCTTCATGCTGCTTTCCACAGAGCACCTCATGCTACACACAGGCTTCTGGTTCAGGAATACAACAGGAAGAAAGGCCACAGAGAGCCAGCAAAGTAATCAATAAGatcttaaaaacatttctgaaatatcTAGCAGCCAGGTTAGGGAGGTTAAAATAGGTGAAGACATAATTTGCTCCTgcctttgcatgtgtttttcccTATCCAGATACAGATTATATTTCTAACCCTCCCTTTACCCCTGGCAATGAAATATGATCTGTACCTGGGTATATGgattcagaaaaacacatgcTATAAATAGAGGTAATTATTGACACTTCCTGTTGAGAGTCATACATAATATCAACAAGGAGGTTTGATTTTGAGAGAAACTGATAATACAGCTGATGACACACATTAacactctttttctttttaatgccTCTTTCTGATCTGCTGACTGACTTTAAGCAGTGGAGAGGAATGAAGTGAGGGCGGAGCTGGTAATCTCTGTTTGttcactgatgtttttaaagctgGTCTTGTGCAACTGGGAGATTACAGGCAGCTCCTTACTAAAGCATACTTCATCTTTATACAGAGGTGTGTCATGGTTAAAGATGACCTACAGCCTACTGCAGATCTTTTAAAGGTGTGCCTCTGTCCTTCACGATCAGACGTTTAAAGTCTTGTCTGGCATCACTGAACGTTGTGGTTGAGTTATTGTGGCCTTTCCAGGAAAAGGGAGTGGCTATTAGTGTGACAGAAATACCATGACTAGGGAGAGGGCACAGGTGTGTTcctaattaaatataaatttgacattttaaaatagcaACAGTTGTAAAATTTCATCACGAAGATCCTTCGTGATGAAATTTTACAACTGCTGTTGTCTTTGAATGTCAGAttaagttctgtttttttttttttcttattcttccTTTTCTGTGGCTGTGGCATGGGCAAAAAGCCCAAGAAGAATTTCCCTTTTTTGGACAATGAAgtttaaattgaattgaaacatAATTTTTATGAGCTACTTTACACAAAAGTTGGACCATTGACAGCTGAAGTTGATCTGCTTAAAGTATCGATACAGAGCATCAAAGTTTAGCTGGAAGACTAATCCCCTGAAACTGATATAAGATTTGTTAAATCTAAGAAAAATGAGGAACATCGGACTTGACCTTTAATCTAACTGTCTTTGTAACCACTGACCGTACGGTGTGCAGCTGCAGGGAACGAAACTCACTTGCATGCAGCCACTGTGTTGTGATGTCATGATACACAACAGGGAACCATTGTTGTTTTTAGATGTGTAATTTTATAGAAATGCTGATCCAGATATTTCACTGTTGAACTATATTTTAATGGAAGTCTAAGCATCTTTAATTACCACAGGTGgtgtttacacaaacacagagtggaGTTTGCTGAGGTTTCCTGGGAAATGTCCCATGAGTCCCAGGTCCCAGTTAATACCTGACCAGTCTCTGGCAACAAGCTAGAGTCCAAAGTCTGAGAAATGATATTGTTCTGTCCTTCACTGCACCATCTTCCCTTCCTAACCTGGCTAACCCATTATACTCCtactctcttcttctctcctttctttcctttgaaACAATCCATCCCTGCCCTCTCCTGATACAATATTCCTTGATAATTTCACCATCCACCCTTTTAagttttcctcctcctcttcaaaTTTCCTCcacttttttctttgacattctTATGGCATTGATTTTACTCTCAGAGCCTCTCTCCAGTCCCTTCTCCTCcacttccttcctcctctcctccaccacGCCAATGCATCACCACGTTAACCCTTTTctccgtcctcctcctctctctgccccGTTCTCTCTGccagcaagaggaggaggaagaggagcaggatgAGGAGCTGCAACAGGAGAGGGCCAAGCGCTCTCGTAGGAGTGGCATCCTGCGTCGCCCCGGGGACCGCTGGATGCTGCGAGGCCCCCTCGAGTACGTCCCCCCGGCTACCGTGGAAGTGATGCTGAGACGACAGGCCATCCCTCTGGATGAGAACGAGGGCATCTACGTTAGGGACATCAAAACTGGAAAGGTGCGAGTCACAGGACTTTGCCTCATTTGGACTAGTGTGTAATTAGAAATAGGCAGCCAGTGGTGTCATTAGATATAAATCTTTAAATCAGACACATTTCTTTCCTGTCTGCACCGTTGACCTAACCAAAGTGCCCATTAGCTTTTTGGCAACACACTTTCAGGTCTCAAATGTCTGAGCATCCTTGAACGTGTCAACATGAAGGCTTCTAAGAAGCAGCTAGAAAAAGGCTGGCTAAATGATGATTTTGATTGAAGGTCCACCAGGATATATTTAGATTAGTGAATAAAATGTAGTGTTTGCAGGAAActtggatggattgatggatttATTAAACACAACTAGTCTtgaggatttaaaaaaagagcTATGAGATAGATTGCTTTTTACTGTATTGTCATTGTACAGCGTCCCTATCAATTCACACAATAATGACTGATTAGCAGGTTACAATCAGAATGTGATCAAAAATAAATTGCACAGATCAgattaaatattgtaaaattaatTGCGTGGATcagaataaatactgtaaaattgCACAGTTCAGATAAAATGATGCACATTCCAATACAAGAGCCATTCAAGGCACATATCACTGTGGGAAAAAGCTAGAGACTATCTAGTAATTAAATgactagtcttttttttttttttttttttttttttaatgactttgTGGATGAACTCGACTCTCACGTCTAACAATCTATACAATCTCTGAATGCAATaagtttaaaacataaataaataaataaaattgtttgtCCCTAATTAAGGCATGAATCACATAATGGGTACATCAAGTAGCaagttttttggggttttttttttgtggttttttttggttttttcaAAGTACTCCAATACTCTCCAATATCAACAACAGAATCAAAACCACAGAAGATTTTGTGTTAGCATCAGTGTAGGACTCTCATGAGGCAATTTCCCTTCAGTCTTCAGCTGAGTTCAGTTATTTCATGTCTTTCattaccaaaaaataaaaagacacagATGTTATTTTAGTGTTGATCCTAACACCAGCGTGTCCTCCTCCCTCTTAGGTGCGTGCAGTGATTGGCCACACCTACATGTTGACTCAGGATGAGGAGCTGTGGGAGAAGGAGCTCCCTCCAAACGTCGAGGCGctgctttcttctgttgtcGACCCACTAGCCAACCGCTCTGACCGACGCATGGTAACAGCAAGTGGGCCGAGGGACAAGACCCGAGTGGTCTCCTACAGGGTCCCCCACAATGCTGCTGTCCAGGTCTACGactacagagagaagaaagcCAGGTAGGACTCAGGCTTGGTGTCCTGATGAGCTGTGGAGGTTAAATGAACTGGCTGAAGTGGTGATGTTGCGGTCTTGTCTGCAGGGTGGTGTTTGGACCAGAGATGGTGATGCTGGGACCTGACGAGCAGTTCACTGTGCTATCCCTGTCTGGAGACAAACCCAAGAGGGCCAACGTCATCAAGGCCGTCTGCCTCCTGCTGGGACCCGATTTCTGCACCGACATCATCGTCATCGAGACAGCCGACCACGCCcgcctgcagctgcagctggccTACAACTGGTAACGCCACACAGCACAGGGACAGTTGACCACCACCGCCAGCAGAGTTAACATTCAGCACATGAGTTTCAGTGTCATATCACTTTACATATCTGCTTCTACTGTGGGAGTGTCATGTTGCGAATGATTCAGAAAAGAAAAGTCGTATTTGATGAGCTGACCGTGCAGtgtctttctctcctgtttATTCCAGGCACTTTGATGTGAAGTCTCCAGTAGACGATGCCGATGCAGCGGCTCTGTTTTCAGTCCCAGACTTCGTCGGAGACGCCTGCAAAGCCATCGCCTCCCGGATCAGAGGAGCCGTCGCCTCCGTGCAGTTTGATGATTTCCACAAGGTTTGTATTTCACTGTCCTCTGTTCTGTCAGTATCAGTGTTACAGgcagaaaggaaaaataaagaattttGACCTCCTTAAATTACCTCCTGACATACCACTAATGTGTCCTGTTTTGCACAGTTAATTACAAGTCGCTCATACAATACTGAGGATTaagattttctgctttgtttttgccGCATAATTGGGAAATGAGTATCTTTGTGTTATGGACTGTTGCTTGGCCAAAACTAAACATTTAACATGACCATCAGTTTCCTTTCTCCTTACGACTGGTAACGAGTAAAAACTATGATGAATAGCACATTTTGAATCTCAGTAAGGTATTCTGTCATAATTACTGTTCTCTAAGACAAGAAGCACCAATATATTAACATAAAATCATGGTATTGTGACAGAATTTGAGCCGTCCTCGCCAATGACCATTTGTGTCTGCAGAACTCAAACCGCATCATCTGCTCAGCGGTGTTCGGCTACGATGAGAAGCTGGCTGTTCGTCCCAGGCTGCACTTCGCCCAGAACAACTTGGTGATCAGCAGCGTGGACATCCAGTCTGTGGAGCCCGTCGACCAGAGGACAAGAGATGCCCTGCAGAAGAGCGTCCAGCTTGCTATCGAGATCACTACAAACTCTCAGGAGGCTGCTGCAAGGTCCGaaacaccccacacacacacactcacacaaacacaaacaaacatttatggTTTAGACAGAGGTGCAGCCAGATGTGATTTAGTTTACTGCAGCTTAAATCACATCAATAAACTGACAGTTATACGCAGAatacaagacattttattttaatatccAGAATAACAGCCAGATACCTAACTGTAGTAGTGATACTTAATTGCTTTAAGGTAAGAAAATTCTGACTTTAATTTTCCTATTAGAAACATCGGTTCCTGATCAAACTGTAACCTGAGCATAAAGTTACAGTTTGGACTTGATGTGTGTTTCTAAAGATTATTTATGAATGTGTAAATTCAGAAACATTAAGAAGTCGTCCAGCTTTGTGACATCTTCTCTGCATGTGCAGGCACGAGGCGGAGCGTCTGGAGCAGGAGGCTCGGGGGAAGCTGGAGAGGCAGAGGATCACAGACCAGGCCGAGGCTGAGAGAGCCAGGaaggagctgctggagctggaagCTCTCAGGTAAATGCAGGGTCATTGGTGAAGCATCAGAGGAATGTTAGTTATTTTGATCTAGAAGTCAAAATAGCTTTCAGTTGTAATGAGTGCTATAGAGTGCGACATACTCTATAATTTAATGGATAAAGTGGATTTTGTGTTAGCTGCTCTTCCTGCAGCCTGTTAACCAGCCTCTCTGTGATTCAGTGCTGCTGTGGAGAGCACAGGAGCTGCGAAGGCTGAAGCTCAGTCTCGGGCGGAGGCAGCTCGTATCCAGGGAGAAGCAGCCGTCGACGAGGCCAAACTGAAAGCTGAAGCTCAGAAGATCGAGGCGGTATGTTCTGTTACTTTTCACTATAGTTGAGCCCCCAAATATCTCTACAGTAACATTATGTAACCTATAAAGTGCAATACAGTCGCCACTTTAATCTGGAGTAGCTGGATATATTAATGTGTGACATTCATGCATATCTTATCTTTATAAACACAGCAGTAGTGACAGAGCATGAGTTGGGGGGGggtaatattatatttaattccGTGTAGTCATTGACATGGATCATAAACTCAATGCAATCCTGTTTGTTAGATGAACGTATTCAATATTTATTCAGCCAAAACCTGATGGGGACAGTGTTGGTGCcagcagaaaatattaaaaatgaccaCAACTGACTCATCTGTTTCTGGAACTGACAACTCATCTCAGGGTTAAGCAACTCAGTTTTCACTGGAATGCCTCACTGTTTCCATCTCTCCATTCATCCGTCAATTTTAAAGTGCAtgttggttttgttgttgtttttttttttttacaaaatccAAATTATATAGTCCATTGGATTGTTACTCATGTTACAAGCAGCAGGATTCCAGCTCTTTTCATCTATTGAGGAAATTCAACTCAGTTTAAATAATAATGAGTATTCAGAATACTTTCTTCCAACTCTGGCTCCTTCACTGTTGCACTTGTAAATAAAAGCGTTCACTCAAATATTAGTGTTTCTGTTCTAACATAATATAAACAACACGGTGACCAAACAAAAGGCACTTTTAAATAAGATAACTCTGGTTCCTTACCAAGTGGACCATCCTTGTTGTCCAAACACCATCCTGACTCTAAAAGCAAACCAGGTAAAAAGATACTCATGTGAACAAGCATCCTgcatgcgtgtgtttgtgtttgtttgcaggaGTCAGAGCTGCTGCGGCTGGCGAAGGCTCGTGAGCAGGAACTGAACTATAAGAAGGAGATGGATCGTCTGGATGTGGAGAAGCAGGAGCGTCTGGCTCAGATTGAGAGTCAGCGCTTCAAGCAGCTGATGGAGAGTCTGGGCACCGACACGCTGAAGGAGATTGCCAGAGCTGGGCCCGAGCTGCAGGTACTGTACTACCACTGCTGCTGAGGAAATAACTTGCTTTAAGAAACATATGGGCcgttgtttttgtcttgaaaGTAAAGCAAATTATGAATTTCATGTACACATTGTAATGTTTGCAAATCCATAGACTGATATGGTTATTCCTCTGTGccatagacctccattgttgtccaaaaacacagcagggagctaCAGCTCTTCAATGGCTGACATTGCTTgacaaaatactttttcttaGCACTTGGTTCATTTTTGAAATAAGATGTATCACATGCATGTCATTGTTGAAGAAACATGGCACACAGTACAGCAGTGTAGGTCActagtgtttttaaaagctcTCAGACAGTGGAAGACTAAAGCACAGACAGATTTGCAAACGTCACAGTGAGCACTTGAAATTCATTCCTGGTTTCGCTTtatgggatttgtggaaaataaaaacacagaaaataaacagcccTGTTCTTGAAACTGTAAAATCTAATTCGGCAGAGTGAGGTTCACGTCACCAAGTTAAAGTGGACTTACCGTTAGGTCCATAAGTATTTGGACAGTGAAACAGTTTTTGTAATTTCACCACAAtggatttgaaatgaaacagcCAAGGTGTTGAATTGTAGACTTTGAGCTATAATTTCCCAAAAATACTGCATTAATGATTTAGGGTCTACAgccattttttttacatccacCCCCATTTTCAGAGGCTCAAGAGTCATTGGACAAATACACATCAAATAGTGTATATACTTTATACACTGATGAAAATCATTTGCAGCTATGTCTGCCTCAGGTGTGTATCCCATGGACATGACCAGACGCTGAGTTTCCTCCTTTACTTTCCTCCCTACTTTACTTTGCCAGGCctttactgcagctgccttgctgtttgtttggagGTCTTTCTGCCTGCACTTTTAGCTGCAGTAAGTGAAAAGCTGCTGCAATGGAAAATTCTTCTGTGGCTGAGTCAGTGACCTGACCTCCGTCCAACTGAGCAGCTTTTCACTTACTGAATACAGCTGATTGCAAATGATGTTCATCAATGTAGAACATTTGTATGTCAGTTTGTCCAATGACTTTTGAGCCTCTGAAAATGAGGTCTGTGTATGAAACTATTCtattacaatatatatatatatatatatatatatatatatatatatatttgtctaGGTGCCATATGCTGCCCCTAAATTCAGCCCTCCACTCAGCTCCAGTCTCTGATTGGTCACCCATACATAATAAAGTTCATCAGAAATGCTCATCACAGTTTGGCCTTCAGATTTAAAACTCGTTCTG
This genomic window from Mastacembelus armatus chromosome 8, fMasArm1.2, whole genome shotgun sequence contains:
- the mvp gene encoding major vault protein; amino-acid sequence: MSKTGVIRGLEMETQVEASIIRIPPHHYIHVLDQNTNIARVEIGPLTYIRQDNERVLFSPVRMIMVPPRHYCVVLNPVARDDNDEVLFDQAGQAKLRHADLEIRLTQDPFPLYPGEEIQKDVTALQIVFPDTALRLQALLDFEDKGKEKRVAGDEWLFEGPGTYIPRKEVVVLETIKATVIRENQAIRLRARKEGVDRGGVHRVTGEEWLVSKVGAYLPGAHEEVIDIVNAFILTDKKALHVRALRPFKDAGGRERRTGEEWLVTIADREAHIPSVSEEVVGVVDVTTLSSRQYCVILEPVGSDGKPQLGQKRVVKGERSFFLQPGEHLENGIQDVYVLSEEEGLVLRAVEAFNDTQEQEEEEEEQDEELQQERAKRSRRSGILRRPGDRWMLRGPLEYVPPATVEVMLRRQAIPLDENEGIYVRDIKTGKVRAVIGHTYMLTQDEELWEKELPPNVEALLSSVVDPLANRSDRRMVTASGPRDKTRVVSYRVPHNAAVQVYDYREKKARVVFGPEMVMLGPDEQFTVLSLSGDKPKRANVIKAVCLLLGPDFCTDIIVIETADHARLQLQLAYNWHFDVKSPVDDADAAALFSVPDFVGDACKAIASRIRGAVASVQFDDFHKNSNRIICSAVFGYDEKLAVRPRLHFAQNNLVISSVDIQSVEPVDQRTRDALQKSVQLAIEITTNSQEAAARHEAERLEQEARGKLERQRITDQAEAERARKELLELEALSAAVESTGAAKAEAQSRAEAARIQGEAAVDEAKLKAEAQKIEAESELLRLAKAREQELNYKKEMDRLDVEKQERLAQIESQRFKQLMESLGTDTLKEIARAGPELQVKMLQALGLKSTLITDGSSPINLFTTTNGLLGALPGQGQAQ